The following coding sequences lie in one Rutidosis leptorrhynchoides isolate AG116_Rl617_1_P2 chromosome 4, CSIRO_AGI_Rlap_v1, whole genome shotgun sequence genomic window:
- the LOC139904650 gene encoding uncharacterized protein, whose product MASSSSMHTPGGYVSYMTEAKLQTLQEWYPPLSQFVPTVPAAEQRADTPPKGMISVYEVAISQGNLRFPLTRFFRSVCEYYNIAIAQLHPNAINKIMLFEMYCNAISQPPLLNVFRMCNSLVLYDVGWFSFRSKLGVMTSPKDSIGNWRSSFFYTNDTAYVNNKIPKTWCTELNPDVNERPVLDDLENDTLKILKNAAVALDLVMRSADISRISPARRLKNGDGNIILIDEPIINTCFIIGGEDRGKRKVADTTPTPRKKRLRTHSEQEARSSAEATPLYNIRGRIPTDVLNEPGNEDLSLPSDAEASNEEEERETTTEETAAADRAFKLYQKLYKFVPAETREQYRKLSYPAAARQRLHNCYNAIYLTVDSMERFTEMSDEYEKATKAANAQERRARKAESRLEKVMEENARLKRRAEVAEHEFAQLVKYLPTFADKVMDSEPVTEKFQTYAQASKLATRCEWHDLLCQLGDLSQPLPSDMAKEIIATDDAREILERAKKEVEKINIPVLEELSQREGVTFADIKALEF is encoded by the exons ATGGCATCGTCTTCTTCAATGCACACTCCCGGAGGATATGTTTCCTACATGACGGAAGCAAAACTGCAAACTTTGCAAGAATGGTACCCACCACTTTCCCAATTCGTTCCTACCGTGCCTGCGGCAGAGCagcgagccgatactccccctaaagggatgatATCCGTGTACGAGGTTGCCAtttctcaaggcaaccttcgatttcccCTTACCCGTTTTTTTCGCAGCGTTTGCGAATATTATAACATCGCTATAGCGCAGTTGCATCCTAACGCAATTAACAAGATTATGCTATTTGAGATGTATTGCAACGCCATCAGCCAACCACCGCTGCTAAACGTTTTTCGGATGTGCAATAGCCTGGTGCTATATGACGTTGGGTGGTTTTCTTTCCGCAGTAAACTTGGCGTAATGACTTCACCAAAAGATTCAATTGGGAATTGGCGCAGTTCCTTCTTCTATACTAACGATACAGCATATGTGAATAACAAAATACCGAAAACGTGGTGTACAGAGCTTAATCCCGACGTCAATGAGAggcctgtactcgatgatcttgagaatgacactctcaagaTACTTAAAAACGCGG CGGTTGCACTTGACCTTGTCATGAGGTCCGCtgatataagcaggattagccctgcccgtcgcctaaaaaatggcgacggcaacattattcttattgatgaaccgatcatcaatacatgCTTTATTATTGGAGGTGAGGATCGCGGTAAGCGCAAGGTTGCGGATACGACTCCCACTCCACGCAAGAAACGCCTGCGCACTCACtctgaacaagaagcaa GGTCATCCGCTGAAGCTACACCGCTTTATAACATCAGAGGGAGAATCCCTACAGATGTTCTTAATGAACCCGGGAATGAAGATTTATctcttccatctgacgcagaaGCGTCCAACGAGGAAGAAGAAAGAGAAACCACTACGGAAGAAACTGCCGCAGCAGATCGGGCGTTTAAGCTGTACCAAAagctttataaatttgttcctgcAGAAACAAGGGAGCAATACCGCAAACTGTCTTATCCCGCAGCGGCCAGGCAACGACTGCATAATTGCTATAATGCAATTTATCTAACAGTCGATAGCATGGAGCGTTTTACTGAGATGTCAGACGAGTATGAGAAAGCAACTAAGGCTGCCAACGCCCAAGAGAGAAGGGCGCGAAAGGCTGAATCGCGGCTTGAAAAGGTGATGGAAGAGAACGCCCGACTTAAAAGAAGGGCAGAGGTCGCGGAACACGAGTTCGCACAGCTAGTCAAATATCTACCGACATTtgcggataaagtgatggactccgagccagtcactgaaaaatttcaaacatatgccCAAGCATCAAAGCTCGCCACTCGCTGCGAGTGGCACGATTTATTATGCCAACTTGGCGATCTTTCGCAACCTCTTCCCTCTGACATGGCGAAAGAAATTATCGCCACCGATGATGCTCGCGAAATACTTGAGAGGGCAAAGAAAGAGGTTGAGAAAATCAACATACCTGTTCTTGAGGAACTCAGTCAGCGGGAAGGCGTTACATTTGCAGATATCAAAGCATTAGAATTTTAG